A window of Streptomyces broussonetiae genomic DNA:
GATCGGCGAGAACACCTGCGCGCACGGCTTCGTCGATCAGGCCATGAAGTGGTTCGACGCCCACAACCTGTCCTACCTCGGCTGGACCTGGAACACCTGGGACTGCTCCTCGGGGCCGTCCCTGATCTCCGCCTACGACGGCACACCCACCGCCTACGGCACCGGGCTGCGCGACCACCTGCGTGCCCTCAACCCGTAACCCGCCACGGAAGAAGGAACCCGCACTGATGAGCCGTAACAGAACCTCACTGCTCGCAGCCCTGGCGCTGGTCGCCGGGACCATGGGGACGGCACTGCTTCAGACACCGGCAGGTGCCGCCACCGACGCCGTCCCCTGCACCGTCGGCTACACGGTGCAGAACCAGTGGGACACCGGCTTCACCGCCGCCGTCACCATCACCAACAACGCTGCCGCCAAGTCGAGTTGGTTGCTCAGGTGGAGCTACGCCGGCGACCAGAAGGTCACCAGCGGCTGGAACGCCGGGATCAGCCAGAGCGGCAGCGACGTCACCGCCGCCAACGAGAGCTACAACGGCGCGCTGGCGAACGGCGGTTCGGTCAGCTTCGGCTTCAACGGCAGCTACACCGGCACCAACGCCGTGCCGGCCGTGTTCACCCTCGACGGTGTCGCCTGCAACGTCGACGACGGCAGCGGCGGGGGAGGCGGCACGGGCGGCGGAACCGGCGGCCCCACCGACGGCCGCGTCGACAACCCCTATGCCGGAGCCAAGGTCTATGTGAACCCCGAGTGGTCCGCGCGGGCCGCCGCGGAACCGGGCGGCAGCCGTGTCTCCAGCCGGCCCACCGCCGTCTGGCTCGACCGCATCGCCACGATCGACGGCGTCAACGGAGCCATGGGCCTGCGCGACCATCTCGACGCGGCCCTCCGGCAGAAGGGCTCGGGCGACCTGGTCGTCCAGCTGGTCGTCTACGACCTGCCCGGCCGCGACTGTGCCGCCCTCGCCTCCAACGGCGAACTCGGCCCCGACGACATCGACAAGTACAAGAGCGACTACATCGACCCGATCGCCTCGATCCTCGCCGACCCGGCCTACGCCTCCCTCAGGATCGCCACCATCATCGAGCCCGACTCGCTGCCGAACCTGGTCACCAACGGCGGCGGTACCGACACCAGCACCGCCGCCTGCGAGACCATGAAGTCCAACGGCAACTACGAG
This region includes:
- a CDS encoding glycoside hydrolase family 6 protein; the protein is MSRNRTSLLAALALVAGTMGTALLQTPAGAATDAVPCTVGYTVQNQWDTGFTAAVTITNNAAAKSSWLLRWSYAGDQKVTSGWNAGISQSGSDVTAANESYNGALANGGSVSFGFNGSYTGTNAVPAVFTLDGVACNVDDGSGGGGGTGGGTGGPTDGRVDNPYAGAKVYVNPEWSARAAAEPGGSRVSSRPTAVWLDRIATIDGVNGAMGLRDHLDAALRQKGSGDLVVQLVVYDLPGRDCAALASNGELGPDDIDKYKSDYIDPIASILADPAYASLRIATIIEPDSLPNLVTNGGGTDTSTAACETMKSNGNYEKGVSYALQKLGAIPNVYNYVDAAHHGWLGWDTNLGPAVQEFHKVATTNGADVHDVAGFIVNTANYSATTEPYLKVGDTVNGTSVRQSKWVDWDQYVDEQSYALALRSQLVSAGFDSGIGMLIDTSRNGWGGTARPTGPGPLTSVDDYVNGSRTDRRIHVGNWCNQSGAGLGERPTAAPAAGVDAYVWAKPPGESDGSSTAIANDEGKGFDRMCDPTYGGNARNGNNPTGALANAPLAGHWFSAQFQQLMQNAYPPLS